A DNA window from Arachis duranensis cultivar V14167 chromosome 3, aradu.V14167.gnm2.J7QH, whole genome shotgun sequence contains the following coding sequences:
- the LOC107478707 gene encoding uncharacterized protein LOC107478707 encodes MRAAASQRWGYFRIIAGTIIGGVIGFYFMHRMENNYKEKMNERLRNYEAELKRKKQERLDEFDESS; translated from the exons ATGAGGGCTGCCGCTTCTCAGAGATGGGGCTACTTTCGAATCATTGCTGGTACAATCATAGGAGGCGTCATCGGATTCTATTTTATGCACCGCATGGAAAATAATTATAAG GAGAAGATGAATGAAAGATTGAGAAATTATGAAGCTgaattgaagaggaagaagcagGAGAGATTGGATGAATTTGACGAATCATCATAG